One Enterococcus silesiacus genomic window carries:
- a CDS encoding transcriptional regulator, with protein MQPIGQIFSEIYDNVLIQFQNNSQRSDTFPDLSANDEHYIDILYSLKKPTLTSFAEKAEISKPASTRIIRGFLERGFLTKHPSPVDKRIQYLELSPELKEHCQKNYQLFDHVFSECLSVLSENEQKELHRLMHKINEKI; from the coding sequence ATGCAGCCGATTGGACAAATTTTTTCAGAAATCTACGACAATGTGTTAATTCAGTTTCAAAATAATTCACAGCGAAGTGACACCTTCCCTGACTTATCTGCAAATGATGAGCACTACATTGATATCCTATATAGCCTAAAAAAGCCTACATTGACAAGCTTTGCTGAAAAAGCTGAAATTTCCAAACCAGCTTCTACTCGAATTATACGCGGTTTTTTAGAACGAGGCTTTTTGACTAAACACCCCTCGCCTGTCGACAAACGAATCCAGTATCTAGAACTTAGCCCTGAACTAAAAGAACATTGCCAAAAAAATTATCAGTTATTTGATCACGTTTTTTCTGAATGTCTCTCGGTTCTTTCTGAAAACGAACAAAAAGAGTTACATCGTCTTATGCATAAAATAAATGAAAAGATTTAG
- a CDS encoding MarR family transcriptional regulator has translation MGKLSLTEKVKLSCWMSILQFVQKSNLQSNEFLKQYDLNASKFDMLHQIQENQPITQKELGEKLLISKGGVSQMIKQFELDGWITRQQEWKEKYISLTARGQEQLDNCFIAQSKLQASAFDNLTKQEVLQLAKISKKLMKS, from the coding sequence ATGGGGAAGCTATCACTTACAGAAAAAGTAAAATTAAGTTGTTGGATGTCCATCTTGCAGTTCGTTCAAAAGAGCAATCTCCAGTCCAATGAGTTTCTAAAACAATATGACTTGAATGCTTCAAAGTTTGATATGCTTCATCAGATTCAGGAAAACCAACCAATCACACAAAAGGAACTAGGAGAGAAATTACTTATCTCTAAGGGCGGTGTTTCGCAAATGATCAAACAGTTTGAATTGGATGGCTGGATCACACGCCAACAAGAGTGGAAGGAAAAATACATTTCCTTGACTGCTAGAGGGCAAGAACAACTAGATAATTGTTTTATTGCCCAAAGTAAGCTGCAAGCGTCAGCTTTTGATAATTTAACGAAACAAGAAGTCCTTCAATTAGCAAAAATCAGCAAAAAATTGATGAAATCATAA
- a CDS encoding tRNA-dihydrouridine synthase, protein MMNNFWAELPKPFFVLAPMEDVTDVVFRHVVKEAGAPDVFFTEFTNSDSYCHPDGIESVQGRLMFTEDEQPMVAHIWGDKPEFFREMSLGLAEMGFKGVDINMGCPVPNVAGRGKGSGLILRPEVASELIEAAKAGGLPVSVKTRIGYAEIAELEGWITHLLKQDIANLSVHLRTRNEMSKVDAHWDLIPQIMEIRDRIAPQTLITINGDIPDRQTGLKLAEQYGVDGIMIGRGIFKNPYAFEKEPKEHSPKELLGLLEMQLDLQDHYAEMVPRSIVGLHRFFKIYVKGFPGASDLRVKLMGTKSTDEVREILGEFYKVKPNESLSE, encoded by the coding sequence ATGATGAATAATTTTTGGGCAGAACTACCGAAGCCTTTTTTTGTTTTAGCACCGATGGAAGATGTGACCGATGTTGTCTTTCGCCATGTTGTCAAAGAAGCAGGCGCACCGGATGTCTTTTTTACTGAATTTACAAATTCCGATAGTTATTGCCATCCTGATGGTATAGAAAGCGTCCAGGGGCGTTTGATGTTTACCGAAGATGAACAGCCGATGGTCGCTCATATTTGGGGTGACAAACCTGAGTTCTTTAGAGAGATGAGCCTTGGTTTAGCCGAAATGGGTTTTAAAGGTGTCGACATCAATATGGGGTGTCCTGTCCCTAATGTAGCCGGACGCGGCAAAGGGAGCGGTCTTATTTTACGACCAGAAGTAGCGTCTGAACTGATTGAAGCAGCCAAAGCTGGTGGGTTACCTGTTAGTGTAAAAACACGGATCGGCTATGCAGAAATCGCTGAACTGGAAGGATGGATCACGCACTTATTGAAACAAGATATTGCCAATCTTTCTGTTCATTTACGAACACGGAATGAAATGAGTAAAGTCGACGCCCATTGGGACTTGATTCCTCAAATCATGGAAATCCGGGATCGCATTGCGCCACAAACGCTGATTACGATCAACGGTGATATTCCTGATCGGCAAACAGGATTAAAGCTGGCAGAACAATATGGTGTAGATGGCATTATGATCGGCCGCGGAATTTTTAAGAATCCATATGCGTTTGAAAAAGAACCAAAAGAGCATTCGCCGAAAGAGTTGCTTGGATTGTTAGAGATGCAGCTTGATTTACAGGATCATTATGCGGAAATGGTTCCACGCTCAATCGTTGGTTTGCACCGTTTCTTTAAGATTTACGTGAAGGGATTTCCTGGCGCTAGTGATTTGCGCGTTAAATTGATGGGGACGAAATCGACAGATGAAGTGCGAGAGATTTTAGGAGAGTTTTATAAAGTGAAACCAAATGAGTCTTTATCAGAATAA
- a CDS encoding transcriptional regulator, whose translation MKIRSEYTCPIEVVTDMLRDKWKTIILWRLRLGPTRLSKLHKDIENITEKMLLQQLSELTDCGLVIKNSHQGYPLKVEYSLSSSGLELLEALKIMQDLGSKILSDSSCTSAENTVTISHA comes from the coding sequence ATGAAAATAAGAAGCGAATACACTTGCCCTATCGAAGTTGTTACTGATATGTTACGAGACAAATGGAAAACGATCATTTTATGGAGGCTAAGATTAGGCCCCACACGTTTATCCAAGCTTCACAAAGATATTGAGAATATCACTGAAAAAATGCTTTTACAACAGCTTTCAGAATTAACTGACTGCGGCCTTGTAATAAAGAATAGTCATCAGGGTTACCCTTTAAAGGTCGAATATAGCTTGAGTAGTTCTGGCTTAGAGTTACTAGAAGCTTTGAAAATCATGCAAGATCTTGGATCAAAAATCCTTAGTGATTCGAGCTGTACATCAGCAGAAAATACAGTCACTATTTCACATGCATAA
- a CDS encoding ROK family protein: protein MTELTTHFLSIDIGGTYIKHALINRSGQIIFVKKEETPKNIEEFKSCLTGILDQYKGQVKAVAVSCPGKIDSKEGVVYHGGALVYLHQFHLKEFIESYMNLRCAIMNDGKSAALAELWLGQLKDIENGGVMTLGTGIGGGLVLNKALHSGSHFQAGELSFMLLSTNLPISLETVAGAKGSAVNFIRQASNLLKLEDPLDGKKVFEELEKKNELIYPLFEEFCRNVVIVIMNVQSVVDLQRIAIGGGISAQPILVEEIKQQYQQLLASAPVLETMLTPVEIVPCHFRNEAGLLGALYHLLEELEEN, encoded by the coding sequence ATGACTGAATTAACCACTCACTTTTTAAGTATTGATATTGGAGGCACCTACATTAAGCACGCCTTAATTAATCGTAGTGGCCAAATTATTTTTGTGAAAAAGGAAGAGACACCAAAGAATATTGAAGAGTTCAAAAGCTGTTTAACTGGTATTCTTGATCAATACAAAGGACAAGTTAAAGCGGTAGCTGTTAGCTGTCCAGGTAAAATCGATTCTAAAGAAGGGGTTGTTTATCATGGGGGAGCCTTGGTTTACTTACATCAATTCCATTTGAAAGAATTTATTGAATCTTATATGAACCTGCGATGCGCCATAATGAACGACGGTAAATCAGCAGCACTTGCTGAATTGTGGTTAGGGCAGTTAAAAGACATCGAAAATGGTGGTGTGATGACACTTGGTACAGGCATTGGTGGCGGTCTTGTTTTAAATAAAGCACTTCACTCAGGCAGTCATTTCCAAGCAGGGGAGTTAAGTTTCATGCTCCTTTCAACGAATCTTCCAATCAGTTTGGAGACTGTGGCGGGAGCGAAAGGTTCGGCAGTAAATTTCATTCGACAAGCGTCAAACTTATTGAAGTTAGAGGATCCTTTAGATGGTAAAAAAGTATTCGAAGAATTAGAAAAGAAAAATGAATTAATTTATCCATTATTTGAAGAATTCTGTCGCAATGTGGTGATTGTCATCATGAATGTTCAATCAGTCGTTGATTTACAACGAATCGCTATTGGTGGCGGTATCAGCGCACAACCCATTCTTGTGGAAGAAATAAAGCAACAATATCAACAATTACTTGCCTCTGCTCCAGTGTTAGAGACGATGTTGACGCCAGTAGAAATTGTTCCATGTCATTTTAGAAATGAAGCTGGATTGTTGGGAGCCTTGTATCATTTACTTGAAGAATTAGAAGAAAATTAA
- a CDS encoding FMN reductase yields MKIVAIIGSAFGSKSRVAVNYTINKIKEVREDAVVDVIDFSEIQFPFADGREYLQHEGEVGAALKKIMEADGLIIGTPIFQASMPGTLKNLFDMLPVNAFRNKVAGMIVTAGSDKHFLIPEQQIRPVLSYMKANLVPNYVFITDQDIIRQEIKNPDIEFRLDRFVDDFFLLLDTYQTMIQQKEAEYDF; encoded by the coding sequence ATGAAAATCGTTGCGATAATCGGATCCGCTTTTGGTAGTAAATCAAGAGTGGCTGTCAATTATACGATCAATAAAATAAAAGAAGTGCGGGAAGATGCTGTTGTGGATGTTATTGATTTTTCTGAAATCCAATTTCCATTCGCTGACGGGCGGGAATACCTTCAGCATGAAGGCGAAGTTGGGGCAGCATTGAAAAAAATCATGGAGGCAGATGGCTTGATTATTGGTACACCGATTTTCCAAGCATCGATGCCTGGAACGTTGAAAAATTTGTTTGATATGTTGCCAGTTAATGCTTTCCGCAATAAAGTAGCAGGAATGATCGTCACTGCGGGGTCAGACAAACACTTTTTGATTCCTGAGCAACAAATCCGTCCTGTACTAAGTTATATGAAGGCTAATTTAGTCCCGAATTATGTGTTTATTACAGATCAAGATATTATTCGCCAAGAAATTAAAAATCCCGATATTGAATTTCGATTGGATCGATTCGTGGATGACTTTTTCTTATTGCTAGATACGTATCAAACGATGATTCAGCAAAAAGAAGCAGAATATGATTTTTAA
- a CDS encoding arginine deiminase, whose product MNINVYNEYDPLKTVIIGDAQNLFFPDSHDIEKEKNMPTWKKFMTNIVYRLLRGKRVPRFIVQKFRNELAEFEKLLLENDITVLKVAPITLGQSEPFGLGQMYARDSVMCVGDLLIEGHLQIEMRKKERLGYKKLIEEIKKKNNVATISQSDPVFLEGGDVLVDYPNVFVGIGKYASNIAGIAWLKEQLNSDWHIIPVFLNDDAILHLDCCMTIIAPKTAIIHRDSLKQLPEELQDYTFIPINAKTRQEMGGNVLVIGEKKVIVQKRHQALQKELLNRGFTVLPLSFTWHTLLDGAFRCASCPLERRK is encoded by the coding sequence ATGAATATTAATGTCTACAACGAATACGATCCATTAAAAACAGTTATTATTGGTGATGCACAGAACTTATTTTTCCCAGATAGCCATGATATAGAAAAAGAAAAAAATATGCCTACATGGAAAAAGTTTATGACTAATATTGTTTATCGTCTACTCCGTGGCAAACGCGTACCTCGCTTTATAGTTCAAAAATTCCGAAACGAGCTCGCTGAATTCGAAAAATTATTGCTGGAAAATGATATAACCGTTTTAAAGGTAGCCCCCATTACTTTGGGACAGTCGGAACCATTTGGCTTAGGCCAAATGTATGCTAGAGACAGCGTTATGTGTGTTGGAGATCTATTAATAGAAGGTCATTTGCAAATTGAAATGAGAAAAAAGGAACGTTTGGGCTATAAAAAATTAATCGAAGAAATCAAAAAAAAGAATAACGTAGCAACTATTTCTCAGTCAGATCCAGTCTTTCTAGAAGGCGGTGATGTACTAGTTGATTATCCAAATGTTTTTGTCGGTATCGGAAAATATGCTAGTAATATCGCTGGGATTGCATGGCTAAAGGAACAGTTGAATAGTGACTGGCATATTATTCCTGTCTTCTTAAATGATGATGCCATTCTTCATTTAGATTGTTGTATGACAATCATCGCACCTAAGACAGCGATCATCCATCGTGACTCTTTAAAACAGTTACCAGAAGAATTACAGGACTATACGTTTATTCCAATCAATGCTAAGACCCGACAAGAAATGGGTGGTAATGTCCTAGTCATTGGTGAAAAAAAGGTCATTGTACAAAAACGACATCAGGCATTACAAAAAGAATTGCTGAACCGCGGCTTTACTGTTTTGCCATTATCGTTTACTTGGCATACTCTTTTAGATGGTGCATTCAGATGTGCATCCTGTCCCTTGGAACGTAGGAAATAA
- a CDS encoding phosphohydrolase, giving the protein MDQNHLKSLVKKFLVEHNCLKTYDHCISVGEYAYELGKNYLDEPDKARIAGYLHDISAIYPDDQRIAVAKKMGIDLYKEEIELPMIIHQKISKEIAFNEFNVTDPVILSAIECHTTLKEDYSDLDLVVFIADKIKWDQQGEPPYIEGLMIALDHSLEAAAFYYIDYLLNHGIQVLHPWLNEAYVKLKYDLGYN; this is encoded by the coding sequence TTGGATCAGAATCATTTAAAAAGTTTAGTAAAGAAATTTCTTGTTGAACATAATTGTTTAAAAACGTATGATCACTGTATTTCTGTAGGGGAGTATGCTTATGAATTAGGAAAAAATTACTTAGATGAACCAGATAAAGCTCGAATTGCAGGCTATCTACATGATATCTCGGCAATTTATCCAGATGATCAACGAATCGCTGTAGCCAAGAAGATGGGAATTGATTTATACAAAGAAGAAATAGAGCTTCCGATGATCATTCATCAAAAAATTTCAAAGGAAATTGCCTTTAACGAATTTAACGTGACGGACCCAGTAATCTTATCGGCTATTGAATGTCATACGACGTTAAAAGAGGACTACTCTGATTTAGATCTAGTTGTATTTATAGCAGATAAAATAAAGTGGGATCAACAAGGGGAACCACCTTATATTGAAGGTCTGATGATCGCTTTGGATCATTCGTTGGAAGCTGCGGCTTTTTATTATATTGATTATTTATTGAATCATGGTATTCAGGTGCTTCATCCATGGCTGAATGAAGCTTATGTGAAATTGAAATATGATTTAGGCTATAACTAG
- a CDS encoding alpha/beta hydrolase, translating into MTREYDLKLVEAIKNKQYTEIRRDVSVIVKPIPDCDIDGAMDPRVYKGAKKMSLLMKFIPKSMLKMDASPKSIKRLRKMFNSVDSTPMVEEDIKEMTFTIKAEDGFDIPMTRFQSEKPMAHSPVLYFIHGGGFFAGSTDVVREALRLFVSQTNMIAVSIDYRLAPENPFPIGHTDCYTGLRWLADHVEEWGADKRSIFVAGDSAGGNLTAYCSNRNIEENRDDVCGQILLYPTLNMGGIKDEYTEFDIDQDVAIYSKQASVIRPGIEIFGEMTTSLSDILGTKDILNKYLTPYMSVSEKMPTTMITSGEHDFLTFESLAYAKKLVDLGVDTTFTLYKGMGHAYIDHVGNYPQAEDCMQDISEFIKKNRR; encoded by the coding sequence ATGACACGGGAATACGATCTAAAATTAGTAGAAGCGATTAAAAATAAGCAATATACAGAAATACGTCGTGATGTGTCGGTCATCGTAAAACCAATTCCAGATTGCGATATTGATGGTGCGATGGATCCACGGGTGTATAAAGGGGCTAAAAAAATGAGTCTACTGATGAAATTTATCCCCAAAAGTATGCTGAAAATGGATGCTAGTCCAAAATCGATCAAACGTTTGCGAAAAATGTTTAATAGCGTAGATTCAACACCCATGGTTGAAGAAGACATTAAAGAAATGACTTTTACGATTAAAGCAGAAGATGGCTTTGATATTCCCATGACTCGTTTTCAATCGGAAAAACCAATGGCTCATTCACCTGTTCTCTATTTTATTCATGGCGGTGGCTTCTTTGCTGGTAGTACGGATGTTGTTAGAGAAGCCTTGAGGTTATTTGTTAGTCAAACCAATATGATTGCGGTCAGTATCGACTATCGTTTAGCACCTGAAAATCCTTTCCCAATCGGACACACAGATTGTTACACTGGCTTAAGGTGGCTAGCCGACCATGTGGAAGAATGGGGAGCTGATAAGCGGAGTATTTTCGTCGCGGGAGATAGCGCTGGTGGGAACTTAACAGCCTATTGTAGTAACCGAAATATTGAAGAAAATCGTGACGATGTATGTGGTCAAATTTTACTTTATCCGACGCTTAATATGGGTGGGATCAAAGATGAATATACTGAATTTGATATCGATCAGGATGTAGCGATTTATTCGAAACAAGCCAGCGTTATTCGTCCCGGCATTGAGATTTTTGGTGAAATGACGACCAGTTTATCCGATATTTTAGGGACAAAAGATATTTTAAATAAATACTTAACACCCTATATGTCAGTCAGTGAAAAAATGCCAACAACGATGATCACTTCAGGAGAACATGACTTTTTGACCTTTGAAAGTTTAGCATATGCTAAAAAATTGGTTGATTTAGGAGTGGATACGACCTTTACTTTATACAAAGGTATGGGGCATGCATACATTGATCACGTAGGAAATTATCCACAGGCAGAAGATTGCATGCAAGATATTAGTGAATTTATTAAGAAAAATAGGAGATAG
- a CDS encoding phosphatidylethanolamine-binding protein translates to MKISSTVIENGYFLDSYGGHGTAFNETGVPTYSIPFKIEEAPENTKSFAVILYDLDAFETTKGFPWIHWVIGNLTRQEILENESQTATDFVQGINSWHSTLGANQSKELSAYYGGMTPPDKTHVYTLKIVALDTQLDLKSGFYLNDLVAKMKGRILATAEIDGKYRKLD, encoded by the coding sequence ATGAAGATTAGTAGTACAGTAATTGAAAATGGTTATTTTTTAGATAGTTATGGTGGTCACGGTACAGCTTTTAATGAAACGGGCGTCCCTACTTACTCGATTCCCTTTAAAATAGAAGAGGCTCCTGAAAATACTAAAAGCTTTGCGGTCATTTTATATGATCTAGACGCGTTTGAAACAACCAAGGGGTTTCCGTGGATTCATTGGGTGATTGGAAATCTAACTAGACAAGAAATTTTGGAAAACGAAAGTCAAACAGCCACTGATTTCGTTCAAGGAATCAATAGTTGGCACAGCACACTTGGTGCAAACCAGTCAAAAGAATTATCAGCCTACTACGGCGGTATGACACCACCTGACAAAACACATGTTTATACGCTAAAGATCGTTGCTTTAGATACACAATTAGACTTAAAATCTGGTTTTTACCTAAACGATTTAGTCGCCAAAATGAAAGGCCGTATTTTAGCTACTGCAGAAATTGACGGAAAATATAGAAAACTTGACTGA
- a CDS encoding luciferase, whose protein sequence is MNKKMNEKFGIDSSKGMEIGLYSLGDHVKNPMTGKLISEQQRINDIIEAAKFADEAGIDVFGVGESHQSHFIGQANQVILSAIAAQTKDIKISSSVTVLSTNDPVRVYEEYATLDLISNGRAEIVAGRGSRVGVYELLGFDLKDYEELFEEKMHLLKLLNEAAPNERMNWEGAFRAPLQNAEILPQPLRGQLPVWRAVGGPADSAIKAGLDGIPMMLTTLAGPAPIFKRAVDAYRLSLTEAGYDEKEFPLATTSLFYVAETGSQARKEMYPFLNAGWSAIRGGTYPKQHFAQSQDTRDTLMVGGVNEIIEKMLYQYELYGHQRFMAQIDFGGIPLDLVKKNIELIATKVMPEVKKYTKE, encoded by the coding sequence ATGAACAAAAAAATGAATGAAAAATTCGGTATCGATTCTTCAAAAGGTATGGAAATCGGGTTATATTCACTAGGAGATCACGTTAAAAATCCAATGACAGGAAAACTAATCAGTGAGCAACAACGAATCAATGACATTATCGAAGCAGCAAAATTTGCCGATGAAGCAGGAATCGATGTGTTTGGTGTTGGTGAAAGCCATCAAAGTCATTTTATCGGGCAAGCGAACCAAGTGATTCTATCAGCAATCGCAGCGCAAACAAAAGATATTAAGATTTCTAGTTCCGTTACCGTTTTAAGTACTAACGATCCAGTCCGAGTGTATGAAGAGTATGCCACGTTAGATTTAATTTCAAATGGACGTGCTGAAATCGTGGCTGGTCGAGGTTCACGTGTTGGTGTTTATGAACTTCTTGGATTTGATTTAAAAGATTATGAAGAACTGTTTGAAGAAAAAATGCACTTGTTAAAATTATTGAATGAAGCGGCACCAAATGAACGAATGAACTGGGAAGGTGCATTTCGTGCGCCGCTACAAAATGCAGAAATTTTACCTCAACCGCTTCGTGGACAATTACCTGTTTGGCGTGCAGTGGGTGGTCCAGCAGATAGTGCTATCAAGGCTGGATTAGATGGTATTCCAATGATGTTGACGACATTAGCAGGACCTGCACCGATTTTCAAGCGGGCAGTGGATGCGTATCGTTTATCTCTAACAGAAGCAGGGTATGATGAAAAAGAATTTCCACTTGCAACAACAAGTTTATTTTATGTTGCAGAGACTGGTAGCCAAGCGCGGAAAGAAATGTATCCATTCTTAAATGCCGGTTGGTCAGCGATTCGTGGTGGAACGTATCCAAAACAACATTTTGCTCAATCACAAGATACCAGAGATACGCTAATGGTTGGAGGCGTCAATGAAATTATCGAGAAGATGCTTTATCAATACGAGTTATACGGACATCAACGTTTTATGGCGCAAATCGATTTTGGCGGTATACCGCTTGATCTAGTGAAGAAAAATATTGAATTGATTGCGACAAAAGTGATGCCGGAAGTTAAAAAATATACCAAAGAATAG
- a CDS encoding glucuronyl hydrolase, with the protein MKLQENKKRLIDLGGNISQQWLADQIESCIAQIEQNMERFGEEFPSACATNGKYRIKPNDDWTNGFWTGMLWLAYEWTGKNKFLERAMANVASFQKRLDDHFVLDHHDIGFLYSLSAGAGYRITGSERCKKELLQAADVLLARFQAQGNFIQAWGQYGDPKEYRLIIDSLINLPLLFQATEISGDPRYSAVGAKHYHTLMKTVIRKNATTFHTYYFDPETGKPSHGATHQGNSDESIWARGQSWAVLGIPLNEHYLHSEPFPENYSDIVSVFLENLPGDLVPYWDFDFDDQHPSDKDSSSLAIAACGLLEAQKLNAYPNAEDIAKGMLYQLGEYYSAKESPENEGLLLHGVYAHSEGKGIDEPNLWGDYFYLEALIRLANAKWQRYW; encoded by the coding sequence ATGAAGCTTCAAGAAAATAAAAAAAGATTAATCGATTTAGGGGGTAACATCTCTCAACAATGGCTGGCGGATCAAATTGAGAGCTGTATTGCCCAAATTGAGCAGAACATGGAGCGTTTTGGTGAAGAATTTCCTTCAGCCTGTGCTACAAATGGAAAATATCGTATCAAACCCAATGATGATTGGACGAATGGCTTCTGGACAGGAATGCTTTGGTTAGCTTATGAATGGACAGGGAAAAATAAATTTTTGGAACGAGCTATGGCGAATGTTGCTAGTTTTCAAAAACGTTTAGATGACCATTTTGTGCTGGATCATCATGATATCGGTTTCTTATATAGTTTGTCAGCTGGGGCTGGGTATCGAATCACAGGCAGTGAGCGTTGTAAAAAGGAATTGTTGCAAGCAGCAGATGTCTTGTTGGCCCGCTTTCAAGCACAAGGAAACTTTATTCAAGCCTGGGGACAATATGGCGACCCTAAAGAGTATCGTTTAATCATTGATTCATTGATCAACTTACCCTTATTGTTCCAAGCAACGGAAATTTCTGGGGACCCGCGTTATTCAGCTGTAGGAGCGAAGCATTATCATACGCTGATGAAGACTGTGATCAGAAAGAATGCAACAACTTTTCATACGTACTATTTTGATCCAGAGACAGGTAAACCAAGTCACGGGGCGACTCATCAAGGAAATAGCGATGAATCAATTTGGGCAAGAGGACAAAGTTGGGCGGTTTTGGGAATTCCGTTAAATGAACATTATCTTCATTCAGAGCCGTTTCCAGAAAATTATTCAGATATTGTGTCTGTCTTTTTGGAGAATTTACCTGGAGATTTGGTCCCTTATTGGGATTTTGATTTTGATGATCAACACCCTTCCGACAAAGATAGCTCTTCACTGGCAATCGCTGCTTGCGGATTGTTAGAAGCTCAAAAGCTGAATGCTTATCCGAATGCGGAGGACATTGCCAAAGGAATGCTTTATCAACTAGGTGAATATTATTCAGCTAAGGAATCACCAGAGAATGAAGGGCTACTGCTACACGGTGTTTACGCGCATTCAGAGGGGAAAGGCATCGATGAACCGAATTTGTGGGGCGATTATTTTTACTTAGAAGCGTTGATCAGATTAGCAAACGCAAAGTGGCAAAGATACTGGTAA